A region from the Engraulis encrasicolus isolate BLACKSEA-1 chromosome 18, IST_EnEncr_1.0, whole genome shotgun sequence genome encodes:
- the thbd gene encoding thrombomodulin, translating to MCDRISGSSTMSLSLGVILLLAFFSKVESHIGICVGYQCFVVRKDSADFSAANEVCKSTGGHLQAVRTNASSNAISTLLPGLTGDFWIGLHGICSSSASGLRGYKWITGQDEADFVNWASDDTACLASQQCVTVSSDNLKWRGRGCTDKPTGFICEYAFDMACQPLQPGTHTQIEMYKTPYDFEAPHLDSLPMGSLAKLSNGEKHVCVGDWINAPWGCEVLNGGCEHKCTSVNGQPTCTCPPGSLVDSNGWSCSVDAADPCEGAQCQHTCLPQSGTFVCLCDQGYALDADGKSCKDVDECVDKRICAGDHTRCENIVGSFACVCEQGFEMEKGICVDINECASAPCEHNICNNTEGSYTCSCADGYKISDEDPHMCELHCPQQVCPAVCDPNDTFMCFCPDGFVRDKGPNGEPLCVDIDECEFNLYCDQFCENSFGGYTCSCGEGYELKKGYECEPLYGPETPTSPTVDTTTTTSTITYRPTTESPKKVTAGALLGIIVCIVCALLAMVWLAHHCMKRRNEHSLLDARKSNDLHDLQQITTEHYKPSSSDIHSKGDR from the coding sequence ATGTGTGACCGGATTTCGGGCTCATCGACAATGTCTCTGTCTTTGGGAGTGATCCTGCTTCTGGCGTTCTTCTCAAAGGTTGAGTCCCACATTGGAATCTGCGTGGGTTACCAATGTTTCGTTGTGCGTAAAGACTCGGCGGACTTCTCAGCCGCGAATGAAGTTTGTAAATCCACTGGTGGACATTTGCAGGCGGTGAGAACAAATGCATCGAGCAACGCGATATCGACTCTGCTGCCCGGTCTCACGGGTGACTTCTGGATCGGTCTACACGGCATCTGCTCTTCCTCTGCATCAGGTCTGAGAGGATACAAATGGATAACGGGACAAGATGAGGCGGACTTTGTCAACTGGGCCAGCGACGATACCGCCTGCCTGGCATCTCAGCAGTGCGTAACGGTGTCCTCAGACAATCtcaaatggagagggagagggtgcacTGATAAACCAACCGGATTTATTTGTGAGTATGCATTTGACATGGCTTGTCAACCACTCCAGCCAGGGACGCACACCCAGATTGAGATGTATAAGACACCATATGACTTTGAGGCCCCACACCTTGACAGTTTACCGATGGGCAGTCTGGCGAAGCTCAGCAATGGTGAAAAACATGTCTGCGTCGGCGACTGGATAAATGCGCCTTGGGGCTGTGAGGTGCTTAATGGTGGCTGTGAACACAAGTGCACCAGCGTTAACGGCCAACCCACCTGTACCTGTCCGCCTGGCTCCTTGGTGGATAGTAACGGATGGTCTTGCAGCGTGGACGCAGCTGATCCTTGCGAAGGGGCACAATGTCAACACACGTGTCTCCCGCAAAGTGGGACTTTCGTCTGCCTGTGTGACCAGGGCTACGCTCTGGATGCGGATGGCAAGAGCTGCAAAGATGTGGACGAGTGTGTAGACAAGAGGATCTGTGCCGGGGATCATACAAGGTGCGAAAACATTGTGGGGAGCTTTGCGTGCGTTTGCGAGCAAGGTTTTGAAATGGAAAAGGGCATCTGTGTCGACATCAACGAGTGTGCTAGTGCGCCATGTGAACACAACATTTGTAACAACACAGAAGGTAGCTACACCTGCTCCTGTGCAGACGGATACAAGATATCAGACGAGGACCCGCACATGTGCGAACTGCATTGCCCGCAGCAGGTATGCCCAGCCGTCTGCGACCCCAACGACACGTTCATGTGTTTTTGCCCCGATGGTTTCGTCAGGGACAAAGGCCCAAATGGCGAGCCTTTGTGTGTTGATATCGACGAATGCGAATTTAATCTATACTGTGACCAATTCTGTGAAAACAGCTTTGGTGGATATACCTGCTCTTGTGGAGAGGGATACGAGTTGAAGAAAGGCTATGAGTGTGAGCCACTTTATGGACCAGAGACCCCGACATCGCCCACTGTcgataccaccaccactactagtaCTATCACATATAGGCCTACGACTGAGAGTCCCAAGAAGGTGACAGCAGGTGCACTGCTTGGGATCATTGTTTGCATTGTGTGCGCTTTACTTGCCATGGTTTGGTTGGCCCACCACTGCATGAAGCGCCGAAACGAGCATTCGCTCCTTGACGCGCGTAAAAGCAATGACTTGCACGATCTGCAACAAATAACAACGGAACATTACAAACCCAGCTCGTCAGATATTCATTCGAAGGGGGACAGATAG
- the LOC134468845 gene encoding toll-like receptor 5 — protein MTKCRTISTLLLGAVIFLHVAKGTHQCIIDQHLAFCSSKSLTQVPQLPSRVTHVDLSLNRISHLSEDSFKGMESLVYLDLGSQRLERLFIKNNAFRGLQNLTYLHLGGNRNIHIEEDGFQGLTNLRTLILLTCDLDKSILSGRYLQPLVSLQELDLFGNKIKSFEPAMFFQNMTALSKVDLSLNRVKFICEEDLAGFQNKHFQLLSLSSTGLDDMNQWGFNWTQCGNPFKSMSFDTLDLSLTGLNTIEAKLFFTATEGTMINNLDLSSNTMGAGFGTRNIEDPDLLTFRALASSGIQTMDLSKTFISIVKSYVFKWFSDLVILSLAGSKISQFERGAFTGLTNLQKLNLSDNLIGAIYSYTFQNLPNLLVLDLTNNHIGAVQYDSFSGLFNLIALDLTGNALSSVYQFATLPNLLDLHLDDNKINSEYQLEDIASNVLRIRLNSNRRVHLEVLYKILSKCSNIIELDLSENVMPYCNINSEYSIPSSNNLQRLYLNNTGLKFVWERGSCLNIFDQLHSLSVLSLRGNLLQFLPNGIFKGLTSLHDLDLSYNSFTHLPRGSFPASLRWLSLAHNSLGTPDPELFQTLSFLDLNSNLFLCDCDLLEFQTWLNHTNATLFPSYSQMQCSFPEALRGVSLSNFSRDVQACEKDDEQQVQELRLLLFIGCTTVVMVTILLNIIYGRFRGRVFMLYKKLRAQVIEGLPKEPLPENHQYDVYLCFTESDFTWVEAALLKRLDSEFTKQNQKGWQQNENQNENEIENGHRFRCCFEARDFLPGEDHLSNIRSAVWGSRKTLCVVSPSFLRDGWCLEALAIAQSRMLEELRDLLLVLVVGPIPYFRLMRVQAIRAVLKDREYLTWPEDSQDLEWFFHRLVGKIAKNSKVKGQQGNGGGTDVALQVVRQVQT, from the exons ATGACTAAATGCAGGACAATATCCACTCTGTTACTTGGGGCTGTCATATTCCTTCATGTGGCGAAAGGCACTCATCAATGCATTATAGACCAGCACTTGGCATTCTGCAGTTCAAAGTCTCTAACTCAAGTGCCACAACTGCCATCCCGTGTGACACATGTGGACCTGAGTTTGAACCGCATCAGTCACCTCTCTGAGGACTCTTTTAAGGGAATGGAAAGCCTTGTGTATCTCGACCTCGGCTCACAGCGTTTGGAACGACTCTTCATTAAGAATAATGCTTTCAGAGGATTGCAGAACCTCACGTATCTTCACTTAGGAGGCAACAGGAACATCCACATAGAGGAGGATGGTTTTCAGGGACTAACTAATCTCAGGACTCTTATTTTGTTGACTTGTGATTTAGATAAGAGCATTCTCTCTGGTAGATACCTGCAACCTCTGGTATCCCTTCAGGAGCTTGATCTCTTTGGCAACAAAATAAAGAGCTTTGAACCAGCCATGTTCTTCCAGAATATGACAGCTCTCAGTAAAGTAGATCTTTCCCTGAACCGTGTAAAATTTATTTGTGAAGAAGATTTGGCTGGTTTTCAGAATAAACATTTTCAGTTACTGAGTTTGTCCTCGACTGGCCTTGATGACATGAATCAGTGGGGATTTAACTGGACACAATGCGGAAACCCCTTCAAGAGCATGTCCTTCGACACCCTGGATCTATCACTAACTGGGCTGAATACAATTGAAGCAAAGCTGTTCTTTACAGCAACCGAGGGCACCATGATCAACAATCTAGATCTCAGCTCAAACACCATGGGCGCGGGATTTGGAACCAGGAACATAGAGGACCCGGACCTACTCACATTCAGGGCTTTAGCATCTAGCGGCATTCAAACCATGGACCTCTCCAAAACCTTCATCAGCATTGTAAAAAGCTATGTGTTCAAGTGGTTCAGTGACCTGGTGATCTTGTCTTTGGCCGGAAGTAAGATTAGCCAGTTTGAGAGGGGTGCGTTCACCGGACTCACAAACCTTCAAAAACTGAACCTCTCAGATAACCTCATTGGAGCGATTTACTCGTACACGTTTCAAAATTTGCCCAACCTTTTGGTGCTAGACCTGACAAATAACCATATTGGCGCTGTTCAGTACGACTCTTTCTCAGGGTTGTTCAATTTGATTGCATTGGATCTCACTGGGAACGCTCTCTCCTCAGTGTACCAATTTGCCACCTTGCCCAATCTCTTAGACTTACACCTTGATGACAACAAAATCAATTCAGAATATCAACTGGAGGATATTGCAAGCAACGTGTTGCGAATCAGACTGAATAGCAATCGACGGGTACATTTGGAGGTCCTGTATAAAATACTGTCCAAATGCTCTAAcattattgaacttgacttgtcAGAGAATGTCATGCCCTACTGCAATATCAATTCAGAATATTCAATACCATCTAGTAACAACTTACAAAGGCTGTACCTAAACAACACTGGCCTGAAGTTTGTCTGGGAAAGAGGATCATGTTTGAATATTTTTGATCAACTTCATAGCCTGTCAGTTCTTTCACTTCGTGGGAATTTACTGCAGTTCCTACCAAACGGAATTTTCAAAGGCCTAACTTCCCTACATGATTTGGACCTGTCCTACAACTCCTTTACCCATCTTCCACGTGGTTCCTTCCCAGCAAGCCTTAGGTGGCTGAGCCTTGCCCACAACTCTCTGGGAACCCCAGATCCAGAGCTCTTCCAGACCCTCAGCTTCCTTGACCTGAACAGCAACCTTTTCCTCTGCGACTGTGACCTGTTAGAGTTCCAGACGTGGCTCAACCACACCAATGCCACGCTGTTCCCCAGCTATTCCCAAATGCAGTGCAGCTTTCCGGAAGCACTGCGAGGAGTGTCGCTCTCCAACTTCAGCAGGGATGTACAAGCCTGCGAGAAGGATGACGAGCAGCAAGTGCAGGAGCTGCGGCTCTTGCTGTTCATTGGCTGCACCACCGTAGTTATGGTTACCATTCTCCTCAACATCATCTATGGCCGTTTCCGTGGACGTGTCTTCATGCTGTACAAGAAGCTGAGAGCTCAGGTCATTGAAGGACTGCCCAAGGAGCCTTTGCCTGAGAACCACCAGTACGATGTCTACCTGTGCTtcacag AGAGTGACTTCACCTGGGTGGAGGCGGCCCTGTTGAAGAGGCTGGACTCTGAGTTCACCAAGCAGAACCAAAAGGGTTGGCAGCAAAATGAGAAccagaatgagaatgagattGAGAACGGGCACCGATTCCGCTGCTGCTTCGAGGCCCGCGACTTCCTGCCCGGCGAGGACCATCTCAGCAACATCCGCAGCGCCGTGTGGGGTAGCCGCAAGACACTGTGCGTGGTCTCCCCGTCATTCCTGAGGGACGGCTGGTGCCTGGAGGCCTTGGCCATCGCCCAGAGCCGCATGCTGGAGGAGCTGCGCgacctgctgctggtgctggtggtggggcCCATACCCTACTTCCGCCTCATGAGGGTCCAGGCCATCAGGGCCGTCCTGAAGGACAGGGAGTACCTGACGTGGCCCGAGGACAGCCAGGACCTGGAGTGGTTCTTCCACCGGCTCGTGGGGAAGATCGCCAAGAACTCAAAGGTCAAGGGTCAGCAGGGAAACGGGGGCGGGACAGATGTGGCGTTGCAGGTCGTCAGGCAGGTCCAGACGTGA
- the LOC134468846 gene encoding toll-like receptor 5 — MITSGPIFTLLLGASICLFMAQHSHQCLIYQHWAICRGRSLTQVPQLPSSVTHLDLSMNHLRHLSEDSFEGMESLVYLDLGSQLLGQLFIQNNTFRGLQNLTHLHLGDNRKIHFEEDAFQGLTNLHTLILLHCDLDKSILSGRYLKPLVSLQELDLYGNQIKSFEPAMFFRNMTDLRVLDLSLNRVKSICERDFAALQGRHFRQFRLSSVPLTEMNPSYFNWKECGNPFRNMSFDTLDLSLTGLSTSKAILFLSGIQGTRINHLVIGPNIIGSGFGTSNFQDPDRHTFEPLKFSGVKSIDLSKNFISVVKHGIFTPLSALENITMAGNKINRIDVNAFQGLSDLQRLNLSHNLIGEIYASTFRSLPNLRTLDLSHNHIGVLQYGAFSGLNLLLLDLTGNSLSSVHSISPLPSLQELYLDDNKIATVYGLQKAAKSVTTISLNNNRLRNVEDLYTILAHFPNATRISVADNSISFCSGGPAGRPTIPSSYRVKELFLQNNNLDSVWEKGQCLDLFDQLGELSSLSLSSNRLETLHEGVFKGLSSLHSLDLSKNCLTHLPQGILPTSLRTLDLSHNFLGSPDPDVLRFLNAVDMRKNRFVCDCDLGPFGQWVKQSNTTLLTPVSQLHCEFPKNLRGVAITNFTTESCDR; from the coding sequence ATGATTACAAGCGGCCCCATATTCACCCTTTTACTTGGGGCTTCTATATGTCTTTTCATGGCACAACACAGTCACCAATGCCTTATATACCAGCACTGGGCAATCTGCCGTGGAAGGTCTCTAACTCAAGTGCCACAACTACCATCCAGTGTGACGCATCTGGACCTGAGTATGAACCACCTCCGTCACCTCTCTGAGGACTCTTTTGAAGGAATGGAAAGCCTTGTGTATCTCGACCTTGGCTCACAGCTCTTGGGACAACTTTTCATCCAGAATAACACTTTCAGAGGATTGCAGAACCTCACACATCTTCACTTAGGAGACAACAGGAAGATACACTTTGAGGAGGATGCTTTTCAGGGACTGACTAATCTCCACACTCTAATTTTGTTACATTGTGATTTAGATAAGAGCATTCTCTCGGGTAGATACCTGAAACCTCTGGTATCACTTCAGGAGCTTGATCTCTACGGCAACCAAATAAAGAGCTTTGAGCCAGCCATGTTCTTCCGGAATATGACAGATCTCAGGGTTCTAGATCTTTCCCTGAACCGTGTAAAATCTATTTGTGAGAGAGACTTCGCTGCCCTTCAAGGCAGACACTTCCGCCAGTTTAGACTGTCTTCTGTTCCCCTGACTGAAATGAATCCGTCATATTTTAACTGGAAAGAGTGTGGGAACCCTTTTAGAAACATGTCTTTTGACACCCTTGATTTATCACTGACTGGACTCAGCACCAGCAAGGCCATTCTTTTCCTTTCTGGGATTCAGGGTACTCGCATTAACCATCTCGTCATAGGTCCAAACATCATAGGTTCAGGATTTGGGACTAGCAACTTTCAAGATCCAGACCGGCACACCTTTGAGCCTCTTAAGTTCAGTGGTGTTAAATCCATTGATTTATCAAAAAATTTCATCAGTGTGGTCAAGCATGGCATTTTCACACCACTGTCTGCTTTGGAGAACATAACAATGGCAGGCAATAAAATAAACCGCATAGATGTAAATGCATTTCAAGGACTTTCAGACTTGCAAAGGCTAAATCTGTCACATAATCTCATAGGGGAAATTTATGCCAGTACTTTTAGGAGTCTCCCCAATCTTAGAACGCTCGATTTGTCACATAATCATATTGGCGTCCTCCAGTACGGCGCCTTCTCTGGACTAAATTTGCTCCTGCTAGATCTCACTGGCAACTCCTTGTCCTCAGTGCACAGTATCTCCCCACTGCCAAGCTTACAGGAACTGTATCTAGATGACAATAAAATTGCAACTGTGTACGGACTACAGAAGGCTGCCAAGAGCGTAACCACCATCTCCCTCAACAACAACAGACTGAGGAACGTGGAAGACTTGTATACCATACTAGCTCATTTCCCCAATGCCACTCGAATCAGTGTCGCCGACAACTCAATCTCCTTCTGCTCTGGTGGGCCAGCAGGCAGACCAACGATACCATCTAGTTACAGAGTGAAGGAGCTGTTTCTACAAAACAATAACTTGGATTCAGTGTGGGAAAAAGGGCAATGTCTTGATTTATTTGACCAGCTTGGTGAACTGTCATCTCTGTCGCTGAGCTCCAATCGGCTGGAGACTCTCCACGAGGGTGTTTTTAAGGGGCTGTCGTCCCTGCACAGTTTGGACTTGTCCAAAAACTGTCTGACCCATCTGCCTCAGGGCATACTTCCGACGAGCCTGAGAACCCTGGACTTGTCCCATAACTTCCTCGGCAGTCCAGATCCGGATGTCTTGCGGTTCCTCAATGCTGTTGACATGAGAAAGAACcgttttgtgtgtgactgtgacttggGGCCCTTTGGACAGTGGGTCAAGCAGAGCAACACAACTTTGCTCACTCCTGTTTCGCAACTCCATTGCGAGTTTCCCAAAAACCTACGCGGTGTCGCAATCACAAACTTCACAACAGAGTCATGTGACCGGTGA